A single region of the Acetivibrio cellulolyticus CD2 genome encodes:
- a CDS encoding class I SAM-dependent methyltransferase, protein MNCKCVPETRQNRKKYIEAYYKPNMGKGLPDFKVLGWESKEAQDMRFETLRANVDLKNKKVLDVGCGLGNLLEYLNSNGINVEYTGVDIIEDMIESVKQKNLIGEFYCMDIFKQHHFESRSFDVIYTSGIFNLNMGNNMEFLMRALGCFINLSKSIIAFNLLDKNSPGKEDIYYYYDPEEVAAMMERQYPQIKNIKIVRGYLNNDFTIISRKVDFA, encoded by the coding sequence ATGAATTGTAAATGTGTTCCGGAAACAAGACAGAATAGGAAAAAATATATAGAAGCTTATTATAAGCCAAACATGGGAAAAGGGTTGCCTGATTTTAAAGTTCTTGGATGGGAAAGTAAGGAAGCTCAGGACATGAGGTTTGAGACCTTGAGGGCTAATGTTGACTTGAAAAACAAGAAGGTATTGGATGTCGGATGTGGATTGGGTAATCTGCTTGAATATTTAAATAGTAATGGAATTAACGTAGAATATACTGGTGTTGATATAATTGAAGATATGATTGAAAGTGTAAAGCAGAAGAACCTTATTGGTGAGTTTTATTGTATGGATATCTTTAAACAGCACCATTTTGAATCAAGGAGCTTTGATGTTATATATACTTCAGGGATATTTAATTTAAATATGGGCAACAATATGGAGTTCCTGATGAGGGCTTTAGGCTGTTTTATTAATCTGTCAAAAAGCATTATAGCTTTCAATCTGCTTGATAAGAACTCTCCGGGTAAAGAAGATATATATTATTATTATGATCCTGAAGAAGTTGCAGCGATGATGGAAAGACAATATCCTCAAATAAAGAACATTAAAATTGTCAGGGGATACCTTAATAATGATTTTACGATTATTTCCCGAAAGGTTGATTTTGCATAA
- a CDS encoding cobyrinate a,c-diamide synthase, which translates to MSIRKVTIAGTNSGCGKTTVTMGILATLYVMGLDVQPFKVGPDYVDPMIHTFITGNDSRNLDSWMLDIDTVVHLFEKNAINADISIVEGTNGLYDGYDGNTIVGSTAHVAKIIKSPVILVVNAEGVSLSIVPMVRGFIDYDRNLEIIGVILNKVSSEEHYEALKTAIETGTGVKVFGYLPKMDEDELPCKHVGLVPEEDMNDLKKKIRVLVEQVIKTIDVDLIIKMSNRPRVSYLNATKFSFEQIKPPQKIKIAVAKDKAFSFYYKDNLELLKMMGAEIQYFSPLKDITLPEDIDGIYLGGGYPDFYAKELQGNKSFIQSIKKGIMAGIPTYAEFGGLMYLSQYVEKQNNEKANMAGILPGYCRTTQELSKSGYVDIEVTKNNVLSKKGYRIRGYEFCHSEINMLSDDVSRCFNVVKRRPDMEPIIWKCGYSIYNLIAVYPHLHLWGNTDFAKKFIESCNKYRMANSLAI; encoded by the coding sequence ATGAGTATTAGAAAGGTTACAATTGCAGGTACCAACAGCGGCTGTGGAAAAACCACTGTTACAATGGGTATTCTGGCCACTCTTTACGTAATGGGGCTTGACGTACAGCCTTTTAAAGTCGGTCCTGATTATGTTGATCCAATGATTCATACCTTTATTACAGGTAATGACTCAAGAAATCTTGACAGTTGGATGCTGGATATAGACACTGTAGTTCATCTTTTTGAAAAGAACGCCATAAATGCAGATATATCAATAGTTGAGGGTACAAATGGGCTTTATGACGGCTATGATGGAAATACAATCGTTGGAAGTACCGCTCACGTGGCTAAAATAATAAAGTCTCCGGTTATTCTTGTTGTAAATGCAGAAGGTGTATCTTTAAGTATTGTTCCTATGGTAAGAGGTTTTATTGATTATGACAGGAATCTTGAAATAATTGGCGTTATACTAAACAAAGTAAGTAGTGAAGAGCACTATGAAGCATTAAAAACTGCTATTGAAACAGGAACAGGTGTAAAGGTTTTTGGTTATCTGCCTAAAATGGATGAGGATGAATTGCCGTGCAAGCACGTTGGGCTTGTTCCAGAAGAAGATATGAATGATTTGAAAAAGAAAATCCGTGTGCTGGTAGAGCAGGTAATAAAGACTATAGATGTAGATCTGATTATAAAGATGTCAAACAGACCGAGAGTTTCTTATTTGAATGCTACAAAATTCTCGTTTGAACAGATAAAACCTCCACAGAAAATAAAAATTGCGGTGGCAAAGGATAAGGCTTTTAGCTTTTATTATAAAGACAATCTTGAGCTTTTAAAGATGATGGGAGCGGAGATACAATATTTCAGCCCATTAAAGGATATAACACTTCCTGAAGATATTGACGGTATATATTTGGGTGGAGGTTATCCTGATTTCTATGCAAAAGAGCTTCAAGGGAATAAATCGTTCATACAAAGTATCAAAAAGGGCATAATGGCAGGCATCCCAACATATGCTGAATTTGGAGGCCTTATGTATCTTTCGCAATACGTAGAGAAGCAAAATAATGAAAAGGCTAATATGGCAGGTATACTTCCTGGATACTGTCGGACAACACAAGAGCTTAGCAAATCCGGCTATGTTGATATAGAAGTTACAAAAAACAATGTGTTATCCAAAAAAGGTTATAGGATAAGGGGATATGAGTTTTGCCACTCTGAAATAAATATGTTATCGGATGATGTATCAAGATGTTTCAATGTTGTCAAGAGAAGGCCTGATATGGAGCCAATAATTTGGAAATGTGGATATAGTATTTATAATCTGATAGCTGTTTATCCGCATTTGCACCTATGGGGTAACACGGATTTTGCTAAAAAGTTTATTGAGAGTTGTAATAAATATAGAATGGCGAACTCCCTTGCAATTTGA
- a CDS encoding sensor histidine kinase, whose product MKNRWIMIKKYVSWLLLLLAIDTFFCILLWIADVQALYALSMIIILSSVLLFLILLFTVTRHEIKYQDAYRNYISSPTELNEETLIGLCSDSDKNVIRLLGKTLREKEYENDQLLTRISDYEEYVEAWAHETKTPISLLTILLDNHSDKIPNNISMKMDYIRNRIQEYIDQMLFYARLKCEKKDYFFEEICLSECINDILEDYQPLLEEKGFLIHMELLTTNVFSDKRSLRFLLSQTISNSIKYAKKDTIPEITIRFDTLEKYSVLSIKDNGVGVKSCDLPYIFEKGFTGDSGENRKKATGMGLYLVKEVAKNLKLELDVESEWMQGFEIKILFPKI is encoded by the coding sequence ATGAAAAATAGATGGATAATGATAAAGAAATATGTATCATGGCTACTGCTTCTTCTGGCTATAGATACCTTTTTCTGCATTTTGCTATGGATTGCGGATGTGCAAGCACTATATGCCTTATCAATGATAATCATACTTTCTAGTGTGCTCTTATTTCTAATCTTATTATTTACAGTGACACGTCATGAAATTAAATATCAGGATGCATATAGGAATTATATCAGTTCGCCAACGGAACTGAATGAAGAAACCTTAATTGGATTATGTAGTGATTCCGATAAAAATGTAATACGATTGCTTGGAAAAACGTTGAGAGAAAAAGAATATGAAAATGACCAATTACTAACAAGAATTTCGGATTATGAGGAGTATGTAGAAGCCTGGGCACATGAAACAAAGACCCCCATTTCGCTACTCACAATTCTGTTAGATAATCATAGTGATAAGATCCCGAATAATATATCTATGAAAATGGATTATATTCGTAATCGTATCCAGGAATATATAGATCAGATGCTGTTCTACGCAAGGCTGAAATGCGAGAAAAAAGATTATTTCTTTGAAGAAATTTGCTTATCAGAATGTATCAATGATATATTGGAGGATTACCAGCCCTTACTTGAAGAAAAGGGATTCTTAATCCATATGGAATTACTGACTACGAATGTTTTTTCTGACAAAAGAAGTTTACGATTTTTGTTAAGCCAGACTATAAGTAATTCAATTAAATATGCAAAAAAAGATACAATACCAGAAATAACTATCAGATTTGACACGCTGGAAAAATACAGTGTACTTTCTATTAAAGACAACGGTGTTGGAGTAAAATCCTGTGATTTACCATACATTTTTGAAAAGGGCTTTACTGGTGATTCGGGAGAAAATCGAAAGAAAGCAACCGGAATGGGATTATATTTGGTAAAAGAAGTTGCAAAAAATCTAAAACTAGAACTGGACGTCGAATCTGAATGGATGCAAGGATTTGAAATAAAAATACTTTTTCCAAAGATATGA
- a CDS encoding response regulator transcription factor, whose amino-acid sequence MKKIVLVEDEVYMREELTELLKKSAYQVDAIDVFDNTTEHILQSVPDLVLLDLNLPGISGFQICQEIKRKSSIPVLILTSRDQMKDELHALELGADEYLTKPCRKERLLARISNVLKRYEGRANLLEGEGFLLDRLTYTLYINNQSTVLPKNQGKLLEVFLLHEDGIVTKDELNISLWGTTEFIDENALQVNLTRLRKTMLTLNMTQKIVSISGKGYEITSEVLYEK is encoded by the coding sequence TTGAAGAAAATTGTACTCGTAGAAGATGAAGTGTATATGAGAGAAGAATTGACAGAATTATTAAAAAAATCTGCATATCAGGTAGATGCAATAGATGTATTTGATAACACTACGGAACATATTCTTCAATCAGTCCCAGACCTTGTTTTGCTAGATTTGAATCTGCCTGGAATTAGTGGATTTCAGATCTGTCAAGAAATCAAAAGAAAAAGTTCGATTCCTGTGTTGATATTAACATCCAGAGATCAAATGAAAGATGAACTTCATGCACTGGAGCTTGGTGCCGATGAATATTTGACAAAACCATGTCGAAAAGAACGACTGTTGGCACGAATTTCAAATGTACTAAAAAGATATGAGGGACGTGCTAATTTGCTGGAGGGAGAAGGCTTTCTTCTGGATCGGCTGACCTATACTTTATACATCAATAATCAATCTACTGTATTACCGAAGAACCAGGGAAAGTTACTTGAAGTGTTTCTATTGCACGAAGACGGAATTGTAACAAAGGATGAATTAAATATATCGCTGTGGGGAACTACGGAATTTATTGATGAAAATGCCTTACAGGTTAATTTGACAAGACTAAGAAAAACAATGCTTACTTTAAATATGACTCAGAAAATAGTATCAATTTCAGGGAAGGGATATGAAATCACCAGCGAGGTACTGTATGAAAAATAG
- a CDS encoding FtsX-like permease family protein, giving the protein MFFDLVSRNSKRNRKENSLFFSSLLIAIIAFYLILSLSNQDVMRFLVTMESDAVNRLLSMIPLFYGVTLFILFFLVYFASKYQLESRKHEFGMYLMMGMRRYKLFLLLFAEDIRNSITALVIGLPIGIATSELISLVTAKLVGLGIVGHTFSLSFKAVIWTVFGFLLIKLVAFLILSGKIAHQEIGALLTPVPAGNKKQLPSVCYAFSLMIGIVLLCVAYILAIRGMSWSSIGIMAITFICGLAGTLLIFFGLRTFMEIIATKFENNHRLHTFTFRQLQEEVIQKSNTMAISSLLILAALCCFGCGVAIAIHYSGTEQHTIDYTFDTDVNSTDIQTLLNENDLNGLFDTVFEMKVGHIKTEDDNYQNVYSMDSVMNSINQLPDSDDKDILLNNLGYEDYPHLISISGYNKLLSLAGLPEMELKENEAVVYMDSGFTTTSRMAILNRIIDTEPVVQINEENFHLTGSIQSTNLVVDRSITLSFALIVSDDVFEQLTQGDYTIYQNAVLSKTQTDGKSLLTAVSDTNVLLNEAGINYESYLQNIGRQLFYVVAASYITIYLAIVFLIIANTVIGIQFLTQQQRTRGRYQTLIRIGSSYHSICYSAKKQINWYFGIPVLIAAISSMFGIRALFSGLLSSSYTSADLKSMMGISCAMILLLCVVEFVYMMVVKKSSDKYLLSLMTLEREE; this is encoded by the coding sequence ATGTTCTTTGATTTAGTATCTAGAAATAGTAAAAGAAATCGAAAAGAAAACAGTTTGTTTTTCTCATCCTTGTTGATTGCAATTATAGCATTTTATTTAATCCTTTCTTTGTCCAATCAGGATGTTATGCGGTTCCTTGTAACAATGGAAAGCGATGCTGTAAACAGACTGCTTTCGATGATTCCATTATTCTATGGAGTGACCTTGTTTATATTGTTCTTCCTTGTATATTTTGCAAGTAAATATCAACTGGAAAGCAGAAAACATGAATTTGGAATGTATCTAATGATGGGAATGAGACGTTACAAATTGTTTCTTTTGCTTTTTGCTGAGGATATCAGAAACAGCATTACAGCGCTGGTGATTGGACTTCCAATTGGTATAGCAACATCTGAATTAATCAGCTTGGTAACAGCAAAGCTCGTTGGACTGGGGATTGTCGGTCATACATTTTCACTGTCGTTCAAGGCAGTTATTTGGACAGTGTTTGGGTTTTTACTTATAAAATTAGTTGCTTTTCTAATATTGAGCGGAAAAATAGCTCATCAGGAAATTGGAGCATTATTAACACCTGTTCCCGCTGGAAATAAAAAACAACTTCCGTCTGTCTGTTATGCATTCTCCTTAATGATTGGAATTGTATTATTGTGTGTAGCATATATTTTGGCGATTCGAGGTATGTCATGGAGCAGCATTGGAATTATGGCAATCACATTTATCTGTGGTCTGGCTGGAACGCTATTGATTTTCTTTGGGCTTCGAACCTTTATGGAAATTATAGCAACCAAATTCGAGAACAATCACAGGCTCCATACCTTCACATTCCGTCAATTGCAGGAAGAAGTGATACAAAAATCAAATACAATGGCAATCAGCTCACTTTTGATTCTGGCAGCGTTATGTTGTTTTGGATGCGGTGTGGCAATTGCAATACATTATAGTGGAACAGAACAGCATACCATAGATTATACATTTGATACAGATGTTAATTCAACCGATATCCAGACACTATTGAATGAAAATGATTTGAATGGATTATTTGATACTGTTTTTGAAATGAAAGTAGGTCATATTAAAACAGAGGATGATAATTACCAAAATGTATATTCCATGGACAGTGTGATGAATTCCATAAATCAATTACCCGATTCTGATGACAAAGACATATTATTGAATAATCTCGGTTATGAAGATTACCCACATTTGATTTCTATATCAGGATATAATAAACTATTATCGTTAGCTGGATTACCAGAAATGGAACTCAAAGAAAATGAGGCCGTTGTTTACATGGATTCGGGGTTTACAACCACATCACGAATGGCTATTCTAAATAGAATAATAGACACGGAGCCAGTGGTTCAAATAAACGAAGAAAACTTTCATTTAACAGGAAGTATACAAAGCACAAATCTTGTCGTAGATCGTTCCATTACACTTTCGTTTGCCCTTATCGTTTCTGATGATGTTTTTGAACAACTGACACAGGGCGATTACACGATTTATCAGAATGCTGTATTGAGTAAGACTCAAACGGATGGAAAGAGCCTTTTAACTGCTGTATCAGATACAAATGTACTACTGAATGAGGCTGGAATCAATTATGAAAGTTATCTACAGAATATAGGCAGACAACTGTTTTATGTAGTGGCTGCAAGTTATATCACAATTTACCTAGCAATTGTCTTTTTGATTATTGCCAATACAGTAATTGGAATTCAATTTCTAACCCAGCAACAGCGTACAAGAGGACGTTATCAAACACTGATTCGCATTGGATCATCCTATCATTCTATCTGTTATTCTGCAAAGAAACAGATTAACTGGTACTTTGGAATTCCTGTTTTGATTGCTGCTATCAGTAGTATGTTTGGAATCCGTGCATTATTCTCAGGACTGCTCTCATCATCCTACACTAGTGCAGATTTAAAAAGTATGATGGGAATATCCTGTGCTATGATTTTACTTCTCTGTGTGGTAGAATTTGTGTATATGATGGTCGTTAAGAAATCCAGCGATAAATATTTGTTATCCTTGATGACATTAGAACGAGAAGAATAA
- a CDS encoding ATP-binding cassette domain-containing protein — protein sequence MKQNIMEIDSLKKYYGKSDNQTKALDGISFQIMHGEFLGIMGSSGSGKSTLLNCIATVTKPSSGKIMLQGTDVTNLKGKELSDYRGNRIGYLFQNFELLDNLTGRENIMLPLSLHKISEKESNKRLEQLVAYLDIRDVVNKFPSQMSGGQKQRVAAARSLILNPEIILADEPTGALDSKNAKLLMNKLSGLNEQEQSTILMVTHDSNAASYCNRILFIQDGTIFHELRKNAPIESRQEFYERILQLMAQLGGGSANVL from the coding sequence GTGAAACAGAATATTATGGAAATTGATTCCTTGAAAAAATATTATGGTAAATCAGACAATCAGACAAAAGCATTAGATGGCATTTCTTTTCAAATTATGCATGGTGAATTTCTTGGAATCATGGGAAGCAGTGGCTCAGGAAAATCTACCTTACTTAATTGTATTGCTACTGTAACCAAACCATCCAGTGGTAAAATAATGCTACAAGGCACTGATGTTACTAATTTAAAGGGAAAAGAACTATCTGATTATAGAGGGAATCGTATTGGATATTTATTTCAGAATTTTGAGCTTTTAGACAACCTAACTGGTCGAGAAAATATTATGCTTCCATTGTCTTTGCATAAGATATCTGAAAAAGAAAGCAATAAACGCCTGGAACAATTAGTGGCTTATCTTGACATTCGCGATGTAGTAAACAAATTCCCATCTCAAATGTCCGGTGGACAAAAACAAAGAGTTGCTGCTGCAAGATCATTGATTTTAAACCCTGAAATTATATTGGCAGATGAACCAACGGGTGCATTAGATTCAAAAAATGCAAAACTTCTGATGAATAAGTTATCAGGACTGAATGAACAGGAACAATCTACTATTCTAATGGTGACGCATGATTCAAATGCTGCAAGTTATTGTAATAGAATCCTTTTTATTCAGGATGGAACAATCTTTCATGAACTGAGAAAGAATGCCCCAATTGAATCAAGACAAGAATTTTATGAGCGAATTCTCCAGCTGATGGCACAGTTAGGAGGTGGCAGCGCTAATGTTCTTTGA
- a CDS encoding recombinase family protein: MKKQLKCYIYTRVSTSMQVEGYSLDAQKDKLKKYADYQEMVIAGEYSDEGKSGKSVEGRPEFQQMLCNIENGKDNVDFVLVFKLSRFGRNAADVLSSLQRMQDFGVNLICVEDGIDSPKDAGKLMISVLSAVAEIERENILVQTMEGRRQKAREGKWNGGFAPYGYKLVEGELQIAEDEAPIIRLIYDKFINTTMGIGAIAVFLNQNGYRKKIRQNNTMETFSSSFIKGVLDNPIYCGKLTFGRRKNEKIAGTRNEYHVVKQDSYLISEGIHDEIISEEDWNLAQKKRQETGVGNKKVHSLEHEHILSGIVKCPICGSGMYGNVNRKKRKDGTLYKDYFYYACKHRTFIDGHHCTYKKQWNEDKVNDAVAEIIGKLVNNPKFENEIRTKIGNSLDTKDLEKEHTNLKEQLKQLQGAKNKLASQMDHLSVSDKHYDKKYQDMQERMDGLYDEMDAMELSIEEVENRLFNIKQQKISGDNVYQFLLYFDKLYDKMTDGEKKEFVKSFVEEVHLYEKEQEDGRFLKHIKFKFPVFFNGMETEELDWDNESTVECVVGLQNSIVAIK; this comes from the coding sequence ATGAAGAAACAGCTTAAATGTTACATTTACACCAGAGTATCTACTTCCATGCAAGTAGAAGGATACAGTTTGGATGCTCAGAAGGATAAATTAAAAAAATATGCAGATTATCAAGAGATGGTGATTGCTGGTGAATATTCCGATGAAGGCAAATCAGGTAAAAGCGTAGAAGGAAGACCAGAGTTTCAACAAATGCTTTGTAATATTGAAAATGGAAAAGATAACGTAGACTTTGTACTTGTATTCAAGCTATCTCGTTTTGGAAGAAATGCGGCGGATGTTTTAAGTTCTTTGCAGAGAATGCAGGATTTTGGTGTGAATTTGATCTGTGTGGAAGATGGAATTGACAGTCCTAAGGACGCCGGAAAATTGATGATTTCTGTATTGTCAGCGGTGGCTGAAATTGAACGTGAGAATATTCTTGTGCAGACAATGGAAGGACGTAGGCAGAAAGCAAGAGAAGGCAAGTGGAATGGTGGATTTGCTCCTTATGGGTATAAGCTAGTTGAAGGAGAGCTACAGATAGCAGAGGATGAAGCACCAATTATCCGTCTGATCTATGATAAATTTATTAATACCACAATGGGAATTGGAGCAATTGCTGTATTTCTTAATCAGAATGGGTATCGTAAAAAAATAAGACAGAACAACACCATGGAGACTTTTTCTTCTTCTTTTATCAAAGGAGTATTGGACAATCCAATCTATTGTGGAAAGCTTACTTTTGGCAGACGAAAGAATGAGAAAATAGCAGGAACACGGAATGAATATCATGTGGTAAAGCAGGATTCTTATTTGATCAGTGAAGGAATTCATGATGAAATTATTTCGGAAGAAGATTGGAATCTGGCACAGAAAAAACGTCAGGAAACTGGAGTGGGAAATAAAAAAGTGCATAGTCTTGAACATGAGCATATTTTATCTGGTATTGTAAAATGTCCTATTTGCGGAAGTGGGATGTATGGAAATGTCAATCGTAAGAAACGTAAAGATGGAACCTTATATAAGGACTACTTTTATTACGCATGCAAGCATAGAACCTTCATTGATGGTCATCACTGCACTTATAAAAAGCAGTGGAATGAAGACAAGGTAAACGATGCAGTAGCTGAGATTATTGGAAAACTTGTAAATAATCCAAAGTTTGAGAATGAGATTAGGACGAAAATTGGAAACAGTCTTGATACAAAAGATTTGGAGAAAGAACATACAAACTTAAAGGAGCAGCTGAAACAATTGCAAGGTGCCAAGAATAAACTGGCTTCGCAGATGGATCATTTATCCGTATCAGACAAACATTATGATAAAAAGTATCAGGATATGCAGGAACGTATGGATGGACTGTATGATGAAATGGATGCTATGGAGCTATCAATAGAGGAAGTTGAAAATCGCTTATTCAACATCAAGCAACAGAAAATTTCAGGCGATAACGTCTATCAATTCCTTCTGTATTTTGATAAACTTTATGATAAGATGACGGATGGGGAGAAAAAGGAGTTTGTAAAAAGCTTTGTAGAGGAAGTACATCTATATGAGAAAGAGCAGGAAGATGGCAGATTCTTAAAGCATATCAAGTTTAAATTCCCAGTATTTTTCAATGGAATGGAGACAGAGGAACTTGATTGGGACAATGAAAGTACCGTGGAGTGCGTGGTAGGACTGCAAAATTCGATTGTAGCCATTAAATAA
- a CDS encoding PDDEXK nuclease domain-containing protein, protein MTKLTNNEYGNFIKEIKQRIYKSQYEALKAANKALITLYWEIGEEIYNQQQQKGWGKSIVEVLAEELQKEFPNIKGFSARNLWRMREFYVTYCENEFLPPLVAEISWTKNTVILEKCKDALEREFYIKMTKRYGWTKNVLINNLENKAYEKYLLNQTNFDETVPEKYRLQAKLAVKDEYTFDFLEMGFEHSEHELEMGLINNIRAFLSEMGGNFTFIGNQYHIDLEGEDFYIDLLLFHRKLKSLIAIELKIGEFKPEYAGKMQFYLTVLDDKVKLPDENPSIGIIICKSKKRTIVEYALKNSNKPIGVSTYSLSSTLPDDMKNLLPTPEEIIDRLSVLEDM, encoded by the coding sequence ATGACAAAACTAACCAATAATGAATATGGCAACTTCATAAAAGAAATAAAACAAAGGATATATAAAAGCCAGTACGAAGCGTTGAAAGCTGCAAACAAAGCTTTAATAACACTATATTGGGAAATTGGTGAAGAAATATATAATCAACAGCAGCAAAAGGGTTGGGGTAAATCTATTGTTGAAGTATTAGCAGAAGAATTACAAAAAGAGTTCCCTAATATTAAAGGCTTTTCTGCAAGAAACCTTTGGAGGATGAGGGAATTTTATGTGACTTATTGTGAGAATGAATTTCTGCCACCATTGGTGGCAGAAATAAGTTGGACTAAAAACACAGTAATACTGGAAAAATGTAAAGACGCTCTTGAGAGAGAATTCTATATAAAAATGACAAAACGATATGGTTGGACAAAAAACGTCCTCATTAACAATTTGGAAAATAAGGCATATGAAAAATATTTATTAAATCAAACTAATTTTGATGAAACAGTACCTGAAAAATACCGTTTGCAAGCAAAACTGGCTGTTAAAGACGAATATACATTTGATTTTTTGGAAATGGGATTCGAGCATTCCGAGCATGAGCTTGAAATGGGCCTTATCAATAATATCAGAGCATTCTTGTCTGAAATGGGAGGAAACTTCACATTTATTGGTAATCAGTATCATATTGACTTGGAGGGAGAAGACTTCTATATAGATTTGCTTCTGTTTCATAGAAAGCTTAAAAGTCTTATTGCAATAGAACTTAAAATAGGTGAGTTTAAACCTGAATATGCAGGAAAAATGCAATTCTATTTAACTGTTCTTGATGATAAAGTTAAGCTGCCCGATGAAAATCCTTCAATAGGGATAATTATTTGCAAAAGTAAAAAACGGACAATTGTTGAATATGCTTTGAAGAACTCAAACAAACCAATCGGAGTTTCAACTTATAGCTTAAGCAGTACACTTCCGGATGATATGAAAAATCTATTGCCTACACCAGAGGAGATTATAGATAGATTATCAGTTTTAGAGGATATGTAA
- a CDS encoding DUF4829 domain-containing protein, which yields MFGAIAGDIIGSVFEWHNVKSIDFELLSRQSPNQEVAAARAVVGEYFRAVKAKDSKAILKTLTQHYNTPNVVLFGDETRTLLSVDYNPEDPMRQSYVTNGRGSVNGIKKENVIVFKVNFNVKYPKGITGPFNEGEYKNWSFILIRDGKDSTWLIDDQGY from the coding sequence ATGTTTGGTGCAATTGCTGGTGATATAATTGGTTCGGTTTTTGAATGGCATAATGTAAAGTCTATAGACTTTGAATTGCTCAGCAGACAGTCACCAAATCAAGAGGTCGCAGCAGCACGGGCAGTTGTAGGGGAGTATTTCCGCGCAGTTAAAGCAAAGGATTCGAAAGCAATCCTAAAAACATTAACTCAGCATTATAATACACCAAATGTGGTGTTGTTTGGGGATGAAACCCGCACGCTTTTGTCGGTTGATTATAACCCGGAAGATCCCATGAGACAAAGCTATGTGACCAATGGCAGAGGAAGCGTAAATGGTATCAAGAAAGAAAATGTCATAGTTTTTAAGGTAAATTTCAATGTTAAGTATCCAAAGGGCATAACTGGCCCATTCAATGAAGGGGAATATAAAAACTGGAGCTTCATTTTGATTCGGGATGGTAAAGATTCCACATGGCTCATTGATGATCAAGGATATTGA
- a CDS encoding DUF1016 domain-containing protein, protein MHNFFVTYSENEILQPLVAEKSWTKNVLINNFGMKNEMTVARCKRLSTFYMK, encoded by the coding sequence ATGCATAATTTTTTTGTGACGTACAGTGAAAATGAAATTCTGCAGCCATTGGTTGCAGAAAAAAGTTGGACTAAAAATGTGTTGATTAATAACTTTGGAATGAAAAACGAAATGACAGTTGCAAGATGTAAAAGATTATCCACTTTTTATATGAAATAA
- a CDS encoding cobalamin B12-binding domain-containing protein, producing MDKILREFEGYFDEENKEKSVSYVLMKLQAQEIDVVDLYTKILTPLLNNMKCKLEDKRICIWKEHVKTGIIRTIVENCYPYVIAKRNELNLPKKGIVAVLCPPEEYHDLGARMVADFFTIAGYEAIFVGGNTPYQDFYNAIHTIKPKLVAISVSNYYHVVSAKKMIQEIKSAMNQHVKIVVGGSAFHDDEANKVRTVGADYYAVGYGDILKIAESEEYS from the coding sequence ATGGATAAAATTCTTAGGGAATTTGAAGGGTATTTTGATGAAGAGAATAAGGAAAAATCAGTGAGTTACGTATTAATGAAACTGCAGGCTCAAGAAATTGATGTTGTTGATCTATATACAAAAATTTTGACTCCACTTTTAAATAATATGAAATGTAAGCTGGAAGATAAAAGAATCTGTATATGGAAAGAACACGTGAAAACGGGAATAATACGGACAATTGTAGAGAACTGTTATCCATATGTTATTGCAAAGAGAAATGAATTAAATCTTCCTAAAAAAGGAATTGTGGCTGTCTTATGTCCTCCTGAAGAATATCATGACTTAGGCGCGCGGATGGTTGCTGATTTTTTCACAATTGCTGGCTATGAAGCTATATTTGTTGGAGGGAACACTCCTTATCAGGACTTTTATAATGCAATTCATACCATTAAACCAAAGCTTGTCGCTATCAGTGTAAGCAACTATTATCATGTAGTCTCAGCAAAAAAAATGATACAAGAAATAAAGTCAGCAATGAATCAACATGTAAAAATTGTTGTTGGAGGATCAGCGTTTCATGATGATGAAGCAAATAAAGTAAGGACAGTAGGAGCAGATTACTATGCAGTAGGCTACGGGGATATATTAAAGATTGCAGAAAGTGAGGAATATTCATGA